TTAATGGATCAAGAAGCTCTAGAGAAACGTAATCGTTCTGAGGCTTTAATTTTGCTAGCAGAACGATTACTTCAAGAGTTAGAGCGAGGTTTCAATCCACAGTTTGCTTTTAATCATCGCCAGCGCATCAAAACCCTAATTCGGGAACTATCTGAGTCTCTAGCGCAAGACGATGACCAGAAAAATGACGAATCTTATAACAATCTTAAGTTTGTATTACAACTAGATCATTTGGATCAACATGAGGATGAACCTTGGGAGTCAGACGATGATATTTCTGGAGGTTCTACTGCAATTCCAAATCCACGAAAACCAAGTCCAAAACCAGGAACAAATGACTCAGAAGAGTTACCGCCAATAGACAATACTTTTTATTGAATCTTAAAATGAGGAGTTAAGACTTTAAAACTTCTAACTCCTCACTCCTGATTAAGTTACAGTCGCAGAGATAATCCTCGGCGATTTTCCATTTGTTTACAAAGCCTCAATTCTGTGCCTTTGCGGTTCCATTCCACCTGGTCAAAAATATGATGGAGAAGACATAAACCACGACCACTTTCTGATTCGTCTGGTGGTAAATAGTCTGTTGGTTCTTCTTCATTCGTAGATGAAGGAGTAAAGCCGCTACCCTGGTCTGATATTATCCACCAATATTGATTATCTATTAAGGAAAAACGGACTACAACTGTTTTACTTGGATCGAGATTATTGCCATGTTTAGCTGCGTTTACTAGGGCTTCTTGAAGTCCTAGCCGCAGTTCTGCTTGTAATTTAGCTGGAATTTCTGCCAGCAGTAAATCTAATATGGGACAAAGGTAGAGGGTTGAGGCAAAACTAATAGTGCCCCAATAACGTGCCACTGGACGGAGTGAAATAGTAATCACAAGAGAAACCCCATAGCTTTCAGTTAGCTAGACATCAGTTTGCTATTACAGGCACCCTGATAAAACTTGAGGTGGTCATGCTGCCTTCAAACTTGCGTCTTTAAAACTAAATTTTGAAAATGCTAGGGAGCATTAGCCCTATAGTATGAGTTGGAATTGTTTGGATATATAACGGCTGGAATAGTTTTGATAATGAATTAAGCAACTTAGAAA
This genomic interval from Nostoc sp. KVJ3 contains the following:
- a CDS encoding ATP-binding protein, with amino-acid sequence MITISLRPVARYWGTISFASTLYLCPILDLLLAEIPAKLQAELRLGLQEALVNAAKHGNNLDPSKTVVVRFSLIDNQYWWIISDQGSGFTPSSTNEEEPTDYLPPDESESGRGLCLLHHIFDQVEWNRKGTELRLCKQMENRRGLSLRL